One window from the genome of Streptomyces cadmiisoli encodes:
- a CDS encoding NAD+ synthase has protein sequence MPQLRLALNQIDSRVGDLAGNAESILRRTRHSAEQGAHLVAFPEMVLTGYPVEDLALRSSFVEASRTALRSLAARLAEEGFGRLPVIVGYLDRSETAQPRYGQPAGAPQNAAAVLYDGEVALTFAKHHLPNYGVFDEFRYFVPGDTMPVVRVHGVDVALAICEDLWQDGGRVPAARSARAGLLLSVNASPYERDKDDTRLELVRKRAQEAGCTTAYLAMMGGQDELVFDGDSIVVDRDGEVVARAPQFSESCVVLDLDLPAAVADAPTGVVDDGLRIDRLVLSEEPLPAYPAERTGGYAERLEDAEEVYSALVVGLRAYVAKNGFESVLIGLSGGIDSALVAAIACDAVGARNVYGVSMPSKYSSDHSKDDAAELARRTGLNFRTVPIEPMFDAYMGSLGLTGLAEENLQSRLRGTMLMAVSNQEGHIVLAPGNKSELAVGYSTLYGDSVGAYGPIKDLYKTSVFRLAEWRNRAAAERGETPPIPENSLTKPPSAELRPGQVDTDSLPDYPVLDAILERYVDRDEGADVIVAAGFDRELVTRTLRMVDTAEYKRRQYPPGTKISPKGFGKDRRLPITNGWRETA, from the coding sequence GTGCCTCAACTACGCCTCGCCCTGAACCAGATCGACTCGCGTGTCGGCGACCTCGCCGGGAACGCCGAGTCGATCCTCCGCCGGACCCGGCACTCCGCCGAGCAGGGAGCGCATCTCGTGGCGTTCCCGGAGATGGTGCTGACCGGGTATCCCGTCGAGGACCTGGCCCTGCGCTCCTCCTTCGTCGAGGCGTCCCGGACGGCCCTGCGCTCGCTGGCCGCGCGGCTCGCCGAGGAGGGCTTCGGCCGGCTCCCGGTGATCGTCGGCTACCTCGACCGCAGCGAGACCGCCCAGCCCAGGTACGGCCAGCCGGCCGGCGCCCCGCAAAACGCGGCGGCGGTGCTGTACGACGGCGAGGTGGCGCTCACCTTCGCCAAGCACCACCTGCCGAACTACGGCGTCTTCGACGAGTTCCGCTATTTCGTCCCCGGCGACACCATGCCGGTCGTGCGGGTGCACGGCGTCGACGTGGCGCTGGCCATCTGCGAGGACCTGTGGCAGGACGGCGGCCGGGTGCCGGCGGCGCGGTCGGCGCGGGCCGGGCTGCTGCTGTCCGTCAACGCCTCGCCGTACGAGCGCGACAAGGACGACACCCGCCTGGAGCTGGTGCGCAAGCGCGCCCAGGAGGCCGGCTGCACCACCGCCTACCTCGCCATGATGGGCGGGCAGGACGAGCTGGTCTTCGACGGCGACTCGATCGTCGTCGACCGGGACGGGGAGGTCGTTGCGCGGGCGCCGCAGTTCTCCGAGAGCTGCGTGGTGCTCGACCTGGACCTGCCCGCGGCCGTCGCCGACGCCCCGACGGGCGTGGTGGACGACGGGCTGCGGATCGACCGCCTGGTGCTGTCCGAGGAGCCCCTGCCGGCGTACCCGGCGGAGCGGACCGGCGGATACGCCGAGCGCCTGGAGGACGCCGAGGAGGTGTACTCGGCGCTGGTGGTGGGTCTGCGGGCGTACGTCGCGAAGAACGGCTTCGAGTCGGTGCTGATCGGCCTGTCCGGCGGGATCGACTCGGCGCTGGTCGCGGCGATCGCCTGCGACGCCGTCGGCGCGCGGAACGTGTACGGCGTGTCCATGCCGTCGAAGTACTCCTCCGACCACTCCAAGGACGACGCGGCGGAGCTGGCCCGGCGGACCGGGCTGAACTTCCGCACCGTCCCGATCGAGCCGATGTTCGACGCGTACATGGGGTCGCTGGGTCTGACCGGGCTGGCGGAGGAGAACCTCCAGTCCCGGCTGCGCGGCACGATGCTGATGGCCGTCTCCAACCAGGAGGGCCACATCGTGCTGGCCCCGGGCAACAAGTCGGAGCTGGCGGTCGGCTACTCGACGCTGTACGGCGACTCGGTGGGCGCCTACGGGCCGATCAAGGACCTGTACAAAACGTCGGTGTTCCGGCTCGCCGAGTGGCGCAACCGGGCGGCGGCGGAGCGGGGCGAGACCCCGCCGATCCCGGAGAACTCCCTGACCAAGCCCCCGAGCGCCGAGCTGCGCCCGGGGCAGGTGGACACCGACTCCCTGCCGGACTACCCGGTGCTGGACGCGATCCTCGAACGGTACGTCGACCGGGACGAGGGCGCCGACGTGATCGTCGCCGCCGGGTTCGACCGGGAGCTGGTCACCCGCACCCTGCGCATGGTGGACACCGCCGAGTACAAGCGCCGGCAGTACCCGCCGGGCACGAAGATCTCCCCCAAGGGGTTCGGCAAGGACCGCCGGCTGCCGATCACCAACGGATGGCGGGAGACGGCCTGA
- a CDS encoding DUF3105 domain-containing protein, producing the protein MGSAKKQNSAARKARIEEMRRAERSRERRNRILTITASAVVVAGLVVGGVVLVRTQSDSGAAASDSKNPGKLVAGADGVSTWKGELSRNHVAENVAYPVEPPVGGDHHQAWMNCNGNVYTDEIPDVNAVHSLEHGAVWVTYTSKAQKADVDALAAKVKKTPYTLMSPDEKQKDPIMLTAWGHQRAVTGADDPNIDKFFEKYVQGEQTPEPGAACTGGLSK; encoded by the coding sequence ATGGGTTCCGCCAAGAAGCAGAACAGTGCGGCGCGCAAGGCGCGCATAGAGGAGATGCGGCGCGCCGAGCGATCTCGCGAGCGCCGCAACCGCATCCTCACCATCACGGCCAGTGCGGTGGTCGTCGCCGGCCTCGTCGTCGGTGGTGTCGTCCTGGTCCGGACACAGTCCGACTCGGGCGCCGCGGCGAGCGACTCCAAGAACCCCGGGAAGCTGGTCGCGGGCGCGGACGGGGTGAGCACCTGGAAGGGCGAGCTCTCCCGCAACCACGTCGCCGAGAACGTCGCCTACCCCGTGGAGCCCCCGGTCGGCGGCGACCACCACCAGGCGTGGATGAACTGCAACGGAAACGTCTACACCGACGAGATCCCCGATGTGAACGCCGTCCACTCCCTGGAGCACGGCGCGGTCTGGGTGACGTACACGAGCAAGGCGCAGAAGGCCGACGTGGACGCGCTGGCGGCGAAGGTGAAGAAGACGCCGTACACGCTGATGAGCCCGGACGAGAAGCAGAAGGATCCGATCATGCTGACGGCGTGGGGCCATCAGCGGGCGGTGACCGGCGCGGACGACCCGAACATCGACAAGTTCTTCGAGAAGTACGTCCAGGGTGAGCAGACCCCCGAGCCGGGCGCAGCCTGCACGGGCGGGCTGTCGAAGTGA
- a CDS encoding MFS transporter: MPLALLALAVAAFGIGTTEFVMMGLLSEVADDLHVSIPAAGHLVSAYALGVVIGAPLLAAVTARMPRRTVLIGLMVLFVVGNALSALAPDHQWLLAARFLSGLPHGAFFGVGAVVAATMVAPERKARSVSLMFLGLTVANIVGVPAATLTGQHFGWRVTFLGVSVIGVAAVAALALLVPHDHGHAAATGLRGELAALRSLPVWLALGTTVAGFGALFAAYSYITPMLTDSAGYADTSVTLLLALFGVGATAGNLLGGRLADRSMRGTLFGGMASLVLVLGLYPVLMSAQWSAALAVVLLGTAAFVTGSPLLLMVLERASAAPSLASSANQAAFNLANAGGAWVGGLALAAGFGTTSPATAGAGLALLGLAMAGTAYAVDRRRAAAPRTGRERLVAGHVPQASETVSG; this comes from the coding sequence ATGCCCTTGGCCCTGCTCGCCCTCGCCGTGGCCGCCTTCGGCATAGGTACCACCGAGTTCGTGATGATGGGGCTGCTGTCCGAGGTCGCGGACGACCTGCACGTCTCGATCCCCGCCGCCGGCCATCTGGTCTCCGCGTACGCGCTCGGCGTCGTCATCGGCGCCCCGCTGCTGGCCGCGGTCACCGCGCGCATGCCCCGCCGAACCGTCCTGATCGGACTGATGGTCCTGTTCGTGGTGGGCAACGCGCTGTCCGCGCTCGCCCCCGACCACCAGTGGCTGCTGGCCGCCCGCTTCCTGAGCGGACTGCCGCACGGCGCCTTCTTCGGCGTCGGCGCCGTCGTCGCCGCCACCATGGTGGCGCCGGAGCGCAAGGCACGCTCGGTGTCCCTGATGTTCCTCGGCCTCACGGTCGCCAACATCGTGGGCGTCCCGGCCGCCACCCTCACCGGCCAGCACTTCGGCTGGCGGGTGACCTTCCTCGGGGTCAGCGTGATCGGCGTGGCCGCCGTCGCCGCACTGGCCCTGCTGGTCCCGCACGACCACGGTCACGCCGCCGCCACCGGCCTGCGCGGGGAACTGGCCGCCCTGCGCTCGCTGCCCGTGTGGCTCGCCCTCGGCACCACCGTCGCCGGCTTCGGCGCGCTGTTCGCCGCGTACAGCTACATCACGCCGATGCTCACCGACTCCGCCGGGTACGCCGACACCAGCGTGACGCTGCTGCTGGCGCTGTTCGGCGTCGGCGCGACCGCCGGCAACCTGCTGGGCGGCCGCCTCGCCGACCGCTCCATGCGGGGCACCCTCTTCGGCGGCATGGCCTCGCTGGTGCTCGTCCTCGGGCTGTACCCGGTGCTCATGTCGGCCCAGTGGAGCGCCGCGCTCGCCGTGGTCCTGCTCGGCACGGCGGCCTTCGTCACCGGCTCGCCGCTGCTGCTGATGGTCCTGGAACGGGCCTCCGCCGCCCCGTCGCTGGCCTCCTCCGCCAACCAGGCCGCGTTCAACCTGGCCAACGCGGGCGGCGCCTGGGTCGGCGGGCTCGCCCTGGCCGCCGGCTTCGGCACCACGTCGCCGGCGACGGCCGGCGCGGGCCTCGCGCTCCTCGGCCTGGCGATGGCCGGCACCGCCTACGCGGTGGACCGGCGCCGCGCCGCCGCCCCGCGGACCGGGCGTGAGCGTCTGGTGGCCGGGCATGTGCCGCAGGCCTCCGAGACCGTGTCCGGCTGA
- a CDS encoding glutamine synthetase family protein, with translation MDKQQEFVLRTLEERDIRFVRLWFTDVLGFLKSVAVAPAELEQAFDEGIGFDGSAIEGFARVYESDMIAKPDPSTFQVLPWRAETPGTARMFCDILMPDGSPSFADPRYVLKRALARASDLGFTFYTHPEIEFFLLKHKPVDGSVPTPADNSGYFDHTPTNVGMDFRRQAITMLESMGISVEFSHHEGAPGQQEIDLRYADALSTADNVMTFRLVMKQVALEQNLQATFMPKPFSEHPGSGMHTHLSLFEGDRNAFYESGAEYQLSKVGRSFIAGLLRHAAEISAVTNQWVNSYKRIWGGSARTAGAGGEAPSYICWGHNNRSALVRVPMYKPGKTGSARVEVRSIDSGANPYLAYAVLLAAGLKGIEEGYELPPGAEDDVWALSEAERRAMGIEPLPQNLGEALGLMERSDLVAETLGEHVFDFFLRNKKQEWEEYRSEVTAFELRKNLPVL, from the coding sequence ATGGACAAGCAGCAGGAGTTCGTGCTCCGCACATTGGAGGAGCGCGACATCCGGTTCGTACGCCTGTGGTTCACGGACGTGCTGGGCTTCCTGAAGTCCGTCGCCGTGGCCCCGGCCGAGCTCGAGCAGGCCTTCGACGAGGGCATCGGCTTCGACGGCTCGGCCATCGAGGGCTTCGCCCGCGTCTACGAGTCCGACATGATCGCCAAGCCCGACCCCTCGACCTTCCAGGTCCTTCCCTGGCGCGCGGAGACGCCCGGTACCGCCCGCATGTTCTGCGACATCCTCATGCCGGACGGCTCCCCCTCCTTCGCCGACCCGCGCTACGTCCTCAAGCGCGCCCTGGCCCGCGCCTCCGACCTGGGCTTCACCTTCTACACCCACCCGGAGATCGAGTTCTTCCTGCTGAAGCACAAGCCGGTCGACGGCTCGGTGCCGACCCCGGCGGACAACTCCGGCTACTTCGATCACACCCCGACCAACGTCGGCATGGACTTCCGCCGCCAGGCGATCACCATGCTGGAGTCGATGGGCATCTCGGTCGAGTTCTCCCACCACGAGGGCGCCCCCGGCCAGCAGGAGATCGACCTGCGGTACGCCGACGCGCTGTCCACCGCGGACAACGTGATGACCTTCCGCCTGGTCATGAAGCAGGTCGCGCTGGAGCAGAACCTCCAGGCCACCTTCATGCCGAAGCCGTTCTCCGAGCACCCCGGTTCCGGCATGCACACCCACCTGTCGCTGTTCGAGGGCGACCGGAACGCCTTCTACGAGTCCGGCGCCGAGTACCAGCTGTCGAAGGTCGGCCGCTCCTTCATCGCCGGCCTGCTCCGGCACGCGGCCGAGATCTCCGCGGTCACCAACCAGTGGGTGAACTCCTACAAGCGCATCTGGGGCGGCTCCGCGCGCACCGCCGGCGCGGGCGGCGAGGCGCCGTCGTACATCTGCTGGGGCCACAACAACCGCTCGGCCCTGGTCCGCGTCCCGATGTACAAGCCGGGCAAGACCGGCTCCGCGCGGGTCGAGGTGCGCTCCATCGACTCCGGCGCGAACCCCTACCTGGCCTACGCGGTCCTGCTCGCCGCCGGTCTGAAGGGCATCGAGGAGGGCTACGAGCTTCCGCCGGGCGCGGAGGACGACGTCTGGGCGCTCTCCGAGGCGGAGCGGCGCGCGATGGGCATCGAACCGCTCCCGCAGAACCTCGGCGAGGCCCTCGGGCTGATGGAGCGCAGCGACCTGGTCGCCGAGACCCTCGGCGAGCACGTCTTCGACTTCTTCCTGCGCAACAAGAAGCAGGAGTGGGAGGAGTACCGGAGCGAGGTCACGGCCTTCGAGCTGCGCAAGAACCTGCCGGTGCTGTAG
- a CDS encoding DUF305 domain-containing protein, protein MRRSQAGWIAGAAAAVFLTIGGITYAVAEDGRSDAAVPAADSADAGFARDMAVHHQQAVEMSYIVRDRTDDEDVRRLAYDIAQTQANQRGMMLGWLDLWALPKVSSEPMAWMGMGGMAAGEDGALMPGMATDTEMDKLAKLDGEEAEVFFLQLMTDHHKGGIHMAQSCVQQCRVDVEKRLAQGMVDAQQSEIGLMADLLKQRGAAPR, encoded by the coding sequence GTGAGGCGCTCGCAGGCCGGCTGGATCGCGGGAGCGGCCGCGGCGGTGTTCCTCACGATCGGCGGGATCACGTACGCCGTCGCCGAGGACGGCCGCTCGGACGCCGCCGTGCCCGCGGCCGACTCCGCCGACGCGGGCTTCGCCCGTGACATGGCGGTGCACCATCAGCAGGCCGTGGAGATGTCGTACATCGTGCGCGACCGCACCGACGACGAGGACGTGCGGCGGCTCGCCTACGACATCGCGCAGACCCAGGCCAACCAGCGCGGCATGATGCTGGGCTGGCTGGACCTGTGGGCGCTGCCGAAGGTGTCGTCGGAGCCGATGGCCTGGATGGGCATGGGCGGCATGGCGGCCGGCGAGGACGGCGCGCTGATGCCGGGGATGGCCACCGACACCGAGATGGACAAGCTCGCGAAGCTGGACGGCGAGGAGGCCGAGGTCTTCTTCCTCCAGCTGATGACGGACCATCACAAGGGCGGCATCCACATGGCCCAGAGCTGTGTGCAGCAGTGCAGGGTCGATGTGGAGAAGCGGCTGGCCCAGGGGATGGTCGACGCGCAGCAGTCGGAGATCGGCCTGATGGCGGACCTGCTGAAGCAGCGGGGCGCCGCGCCGCGGTGA
- a CDS encoding bifunctional [glutamine synthetase] adenylyltransferase/[glutamine synthetase]-adenylyl-L-tyrosine phosphorylase, whose protein sequence is MTPGRRSSTFTRLLRHGFTDPAAAERLLSAMDLGAVRDDPVLLDALGATADPDLALDGLVRLLEAQPTPTDRRELLDTLTASKPLRDRLLGVLGASAALAEHLARHAGDWQALVTYEPRDLHPGVQEFERGLAEATDPVALRVAYRRCLLSIAARDVCGTIDLAQTAAELADLATATLRAALALAGAAAPEDVALCRLAVVAMGKCGGHELNYVSDVDVIFVGEAAEGADEDKALRAATRLASHMMRICSETTVEGSIWPVDANLRPEGRNGPLVRTLSSHLAYYQRWAKTWEFQALLKARPVAGDAALGAEYAAAVAPLVWQAAERENFVTDVQKMRRRVVENIPVSEVDRELKLGPGGLRDVEFAVQLLQLVHGRTDPSLRSATTLDALQALAAGGYVGRADAAQLEEAYRFLRSMEHRIQLYRLRRTHLVPEDEADQRRLGRSLGLRADPVAELNREWRRHAGVVRRQHEKIFYRPLLDAVAQLAPGEVRLSPEAARQRLVALGYADPAAALRHLEALASGVSRKAAIQRTLLPVLLGWFADSADPDAGLLNFRNVSDALGKTPWYLRLLRDEGAAAQNLARVLSAGRLAPDLLMRAPEAVALLGDGEGGGLQPRSRAHLEQEVIAAVGRADNGEQAVTAARGVRRRELFRTAAADIVGSYGTEARPVEADQGAVVDRVGGAVSDLTAATLAGTLRAVVREGWGDTLPTRFAVIGMGRFGGHELGYGSDADVLFVHEPRDGVEEREAADAAGRVVAEMRRLLQIPSADPPLLIDADLRPEGKSGPLVRTLKSYEAYYRRWSLVWESQALLRAEPVAGDEDLGRRFIELVDPLRYPRGGLVEEAVREIRRLKARMESERLPRGADPKLHTKLGPGGLSDVEWTVQLLQMRHGSREAGLRTTRTREGLAAAHAAGLVSAEDAAILDEAWVLATRVRNAVMLVRGRAGDTFPSDARELAAVGRYLGYGPGHVGDMLDAYRRTARRARTVVEALFYDT, encoded by the coding sequence ATGACGCCGGGGCGCAGAAGCAGTACCTTCACGCGGCTGCTGCGGCACGGCTTCACCGATCCGGCCGCCGCCGAGCGACTGCTGTCCGCGATGGACCTCGGCGCCGTCCGCGACGACCCCGTACTGCTGGACGCACTGGGTGCCACCGCTGACCCGGACCTCGCGCTGGACGGCCTGGTCCGGTTGCTGGAGGCCCAGCCGACCCCCACCGACCGCCGCGAACTGCTCGACACGCTGACCGCGTCGAAGCCGCTGCGCGACCGCCTCCTCGGGGTGCTCGGCGCCTCCGCCGCCCTCGCCGAGCACCTCGCCCGGCACGCCGGCGACTGGCAGGCGCTCGTCACCTACGAACCGCGGGACCTGCACCCTGGCGTACAGGAGTTCGAGCGCGGTCTGGCCGAGGCGACCGACCCGGTCGCGCTCCGCGTCGCCTACCGCCGCTGCCTGCTGTCCATCGCCGCGCGCGACGTGTGCGGCACGATCGACCTCGCCCAGACGGCCGCCGAACTCGCCGACCTGGCCACCGCGACGCTGCGCGCGGCCCTCGCCCTGGCCGGCGCCGCCGCGCCCGAGGACGTGGCGCTGTGCCGCCTCGCCGTCGTCGCGATGGGCAAGTGCGGCGGCCACGAGCTGAACTACGTCTCCGACGTCGACGTCATCTTCGTCGGCGAGGCCGCCGAGGGCGCCGACGAGGACAAGGCACTGCGTGCCGCCACCCGGCTCGCCTCGCACATGATGCGGATCTGCTCCGAGACGACCGTCGAGGGCTCCATCTGGCCCGTCGACGCCAACCTGCGCCCCGAGGGCCGCAACGGCCCGCTGGTGCGCACGCTCAGCAGCCATCTCGCCTACTACCAGCGCTGGGCGAAGACCTGGGAGTTCCAGGCGCTGCTCAAGGCCCGCCCGGTCGCCGGGGACGCCGCGCTCGGCGCCGAGTACGCCGCCGCGGTCGCGCCGCTGGTGTGGCAGGCCGCCGAGCGGGAGAACTTCGTCACCGACGTGCAGAAGATGCGCCGCCGGGTGGTGGAGAACATCCCGGTCTCCGAGGTCGACCGCGAGCTGAAGCTCGGCCCCGGCGGCCTGAGGGACGTCGAATTCGCCGTGCAGCTGCTCCAGTTGGTGCACGGGCGGACCGATCCCTCCCTGCGCAGCGCCACCACGCTGGACGCCCTCCAGGCACTGGCCGCGGGCGGCTACGTGGGGCGGGCGGACGCCGCGCAACTGGAGGAGGCGTACCGGTTCCTGCGCTCCATGGAGCACCGCATCCAGCTCTACCGGCTGCGCCGCACCCATCTGGTCCCCGAGGACGAGGCCGACCAGCGGCGCCTCGGGCGTTCCCTCGGTCTGCGCGCGGACCCGGTCGCCGAGCTGAACCGCGAGTGGCGGCGGCACGCAGGGGTCGTACGCCGGCAGCACGAGAAGATCTTCTACCGGCCGCTGCTCGACGCGGTCGCCCAGCTCGCCCCGGGCGAGGTGCGGCTGAGCCCCGAGGCGGCCCGCCAGCGGCTCGTCGCGCTGGGCTACGCCGACCCCGCCGCGGCCCTGCGCCATCTGGAGGCCCTGGCCTCCGGCGTCTCCCGCAAGGCCGCCATCCAGCGCACCCTGCTGCCGGTGCTGCTCGGCTGGTTCGCCGACTCCGCCGACCCGGACGCCGGTCTGCTCAACTTCCGCAACGTGTCGGACGCGCTGGGCAAGACGCCCTGGTACCTGCGGCTGCTGCGGGACGAGGGCGCGGCGGCGCAGAACCTCGCCCGGGTGCTGTCCGCCGGGCGGCTCGCCCCCGACCTGCTGATGCGGGCCCCGGAAGCGGTGGCGCTGCTCGGCGACGGCGAGGGCGGCGGGCTCCAGCCGCGGTCCCGCGCGCATCTGGAGCAGGAGGTCATCGCGGCGGTCGGCCGCGCCGACAACGGCGAGCAGGCGGTCACGGCGGCCCGCGGCGTCCGGCGCCGGGAGCTGTTCCGTACCGCCGCCGCCGACATCGTCGGCTCCTACGGCACCGAGGCGCGGCCGGTCGAGGCCGACCAGGGCGCGGTGGTGGACCGGGTCGGCGGCGCGGTGTCCGACCTGACGGCGGCGACGCTGGCCGGCACGCTGCGCGCGGTGGTCAGGGAGGGCTGGGGGGACACCCTGCCGACCCGGTTCGCGGTGATCGGCATGGGCCGCTTCGGCGGGCACGAGCTGGGCTACGGCTCCGACGCGGACGTGCTGTTCGTGCACGAGCCGCGGGACGGGGTCGAGGAACGGGAGGCCGCCGACGCCGCGGGCCGGGTCGTCGCCGAGATGCGGCGCCTGCTCCAGATCCCGAGCGCGGATCCGCCGCTGCTGATCGACGCCGATCTGCGGCCGGAGGGCAAGTCGGGCCCGCTGGTGCGGACCCTGAAGTCGTACGAGGCGTACTACCGCCGCTGGTCCCTGGTGTGGGAGTCGCAGGCGCTGCTGAGGGCCGAACCGGTGGCCGGCGACGAGGACCTGGGGCGCCGGTTCATCGAGCTGGTCGACCCGCTGCGGTACCCGCGGGGCGGGCTCGTGGAGGAGGCCGTGCGGGAGATCCGGCGGCTGAAGGCGCGGATGGAGTCGGAGCGGCTGCCGCGCGGCGCCGACCCCAAGCTGCACACCAAGCTCGGGCCGGGCGGACTGTCCGACGTGGAGTGGACCGTGCAGCTGCTCCAGATGCGCCACGGGTCGCGGGAGGCCGGGCTGCGCACCACCCGTACCCGCGAGGGACTGGCCGCGGCGCACGCGGCCGGGCTGGTGTCCGCCGAGGACGCGGCGATCCTCGACGAGGCGTGGGTGCTGGCCACCCGGGTGCGCAACGCCGTGATGCTGGTGCGCGGACGTGCCGGGGACACCTTCCCCTCGGACGCCCGCGAACTGGCCGCCGTGGGACGTTACCTCGGGTACGGGCCGGGCCACGTGGGCGACATGCTGGACGCCTACCGCCGTACGGCGCGCCGCGCCCGGACCGTGGTGGAAGCGCTGTTCTACGACACGTGA
- a CDS encoding endonuclease/exonuclease/phosphatase family protein yields MAQQAYVTETDNGGSEPERPGSRLRRVAGRVAAGWRGDRRIWRRGLIVAAVALLLALVMVGHAYIPNSVGNLGSLTETFLPWIGVFVPLLFLLALVRRSAVALIAVLIPAVVWFNIFGGLLSDKAGAAGGHVTVVTHNVNADNPDAPGTARDVAASGADVVALEELTASAVPVYESALAAAYKYHSVQGTVGLWSKYPLRDVRPVDIKLGWIRAMRATVRTPEGPLAVYVAHLPSVRVKLEAGFTARERDTSADALGEAIGDEQLPRTVLLGDLNGTMNDRALKAVTAQMRSTQGAAGSGFGFSWPASFPMARIDQILVKGVEPVSSWTLPETTSDHLPVAARVKMDPSS; encoded by the coding sequence AGCAGGCATACGTGACGGAGACGGACAACGGCGGCTCGGAGCCCGAGCGCCCGGGATCTCGGCTTCGGCGCGTGGCCGGCCGGGTGGCCGCGGGCTGGCGCGGCGACCGGCGTATCTGGCGGCGCGGTCTGATCGTGGCCGCCGTCGCGCTGCTGCTGGCGCTGGTCATGGTGGGCCACGCGTACATCCCGAACAGCGTGGGCAACCTCGGCAGCCTGACCGAGACGTTCCTGCCGTGGATAGGCGTGTTCGTGCCGCTGCTGTTCCTGCTGGCCCTGGTGCGCCGGTCCGCCGTCGCGCTCATCGCCGTGCTGATCCCGGCGGTCGTGTGGTTCAACATCTTCGGCGGGCTGCTCAGCGACAAGGCGGGCGCGGCCGGCGGCCACGTCACCGTCGTCACGCACAACGTCAACGCCGACAACCCCGACGCCCCCGGCACCGCCCGGGACGTGGCCGCCTCCGGCGCCGACGTGGTGGCGCTGGAGGAGCTGACGGCCTCGGCCGTGCCGGTCTACGAGTCGGCGCTGGCGGCGGCGTACAAGTACCACTCGGTGCAGGGCACCGTCGGCCTGTGGAGCAAGTACCCGCTCCGCGACGTACGGCCGGTCGACATCAAGCTGGGCTGGATCCGGGCCATGCGCGCCACCGTGCGCACGCCCGAGGGGCCGCTCGCCGTCTACGTCGCCCACCTCCCCTCGGTCCGGGTCAAGCTGGAGGCGGGGTTCACCGCCCGCGAGCGCGACACCAGCGCCGACGCGCTCGGCGAGGCCATCGGCGACGAGCAGCTGCCCAGGACGGTCCTGCTCGGCGACCTGAACGGCACCATGAACGACCGCGCGCTCAAGGCCGTGACCGCCCAGATGCGCTCCACGCAGGGCGCGGCGGGCAGCGGGTTCGGCTTCAGCTGGCCGGCCTCGTTCCCGATGGCGCGGATCGACCAGATCTTGGTCAAGGGTGTGGAACCGGTCAGCTCCTGGACGCTGCCGGAGACGACCAGCGATCATCTGCCGGTGGCGGCGCGGGTGAAGATGGACCCGTCGTCCTGA
- a CDS encoding VOC family protein, which produces MDFTLEVIPLPVSDIDRARDFYRDRVGFHVDIDQEVMPGMRIVQLTPPGSGCSIALGDSIWDMTKGETRPEPGSYQGLQLCVADIKAARAELVERGLDVSEPVQYTPDDGATFMYFKDPDGNGWSIQEYRRRATEPLHQVLRNQTGGGQ; this is translated from the coding sequence ATGGACTTCACGCTCGAAGTGATCCCGCTGCCGGTGAGCGACATCGACCGCGCCCGCGACTTCTACCGGGACCGGGTGGGCTTCCACGTCGACATCGACCAGGAGGTCATGCCGGGCATGCGCATCGTGCAGCTGACACCCCCGGGGTCCGGCTGCTCGATCGCCCTCGGCGACAGCATCTGGGACATGACGAAGGGCGAGACCCGGCCGGAGCCCGGCTCCTACCAGGGCCTCCAACTGTGCGTCGCCGACATCAAGGCGGCCCGCGCGGAACTGGTCGAACGCGGCCTGGACGTCTCCGAGCCGGTCCAGTACACGCCCGACGACGGCGCCACGTTCATGTACTTCAAGGACCCCGACGGCAACGGCTGGTCGATCCAGGAGTACCGCCGCCGCGCCACGGAGCCCCTGCACCAGGTCCTGCGGAACCAGACGGGCGGCGGGCAGTAG